GAAGAGTTTTGGGTGCTCCACTTAAACAGAGCCAATAAAGTGATTGGGCAGGAACGAACCAGTATGGGTGGCGTTTCGGGAACCGTTGTCGATGTTAAACTGATTATGAAAAGCGCCTTGGCAAACCTCTCTTCGTCTATTATCCTGTGCCATAACCATCCATCGGGCAACAACAAGCCAAGCGAGAATGACAAGCAGATTACAAATAAGGTGAAAGCGGCATGTGAGATGCTGGATATAGCCCTTCTCGATCATATAATTGTGGCTGGGAATGTGTATCTAAGTTTTGCCGACGAAGGTTTACTTTGATTGTCAATATTGTTTTCGAAAACGCAGTATTATTCGTAACTTGCAACGAATTTTAGCTAGCATACCATGGTGCGTATTCTTGGAGAGGGAAATTCTCTTTTAAACCAGTACATCTACGAGTTGCGTGATAAATCTGTCCAACTCGACAGCCTTCGTTTTCGCAGAAATCTTGAGCGAATTGCTGAGATATTTGCCTATGAAATCAGTAAGGAGTTAAAGTATAAGTCGGTTTCGGTCGAAACACCGCTCGGTGTTACAGAGATGAACCTAATGCAACAGCAACCAGTTATTGCCTCTGTGCTTCGGGCGGGATTGCCCATGCATCAAGGTTTTCTGAACTATTTCGATAGGGCCGAGAATGCTTTTATTTCGGCCTACCGAAAGTATGGACAGGACGGCACCTTCAAAATCCAATTCGAACATCTTTCCTGTCCCTCAATAGGTGGGAAAACCCTAATTTTAACTGATCCGATGTTGGCAACAGGCGCCTCAATGATTCTTGCCTATAAAGCACTGATCGATAAAGGCATGCCAACTCATACTCATGTGGTTTCAATCATTGCTAGCCGCGAGGGCGTTGAGTATGTAAAGCGAAACATTGCCAGTCAGTCGTATACGCTTTGGGTGGGTGCGGTAGACGATGAACTTACCAACAAATCATACATCGTTCCAGGCCTCGGTGATGCCGGAGACCTTGCCTACGGAAGTAAAATGTAGTAAACCGGGTTATTCCTCAATCTTTACTACTTGTGAAATATCATTACAGCATTCTAGAAGTTCTAGGATGCTTCTTTTTTTTGTGGGATGCTCAAGTGTTGGACATACCTCCGCTAAGGGGAGAAGGGTGAACCTTCGCTCATGGAGTCGGGGATGGGGAATGGTTAGTTCCACGGTTTCCATCGATACGTTTCCATAAAAGAGAATGTCGATATCGGCAGTGCGGGCCGAATAGCCTTCTCCTTGCCTAACTCGACCTAACTTTCCCTCAATGGAGTGGATGTTCTCCAATGCCTCCAATGGCGGCAAACTGGTTCCGCACACTACTACTTGATTGAGGAATTTAGTGGGGTGATCAAATCCCCAAGGTTCCGATTCGTATAGCGAGGATGCAATTTCAATGTGGCCTATGTTAGCCTCTATTTCTCTTCGCATTTCGGCCAATAACTCAAATCTGTCGCCAAGGTTACCTCCAAGCAGTAAAACAACTCTCTCCATTTTCTGTTTTCTATCCTCGACAAAGCTACCCAAACTGTTGAAAAGATCAAAAAAGTTTTGGTGTTGATAAAAAAGTCTTAATTTTAGTAGCCAATTAACACGATTTAGAATGTAACAACAGAGCAAGTTTTCATACTAAATGTGTATGGGTGAAATAAATCCTAAGGCTGTATCCAATTAATCTAAAATCATACTCATGAAAAGTTTTTTTAAAACACTGTTGGCTTCCATTTTAGGGGTCATTATTGGTTCATTTTTGATGTTATTTCTTCTGCTTATGATTGTGGGAGCGGTAGTTTCTTCCGGCGATAAGCCCTATGAAGTAAAAGCGGGATCGGTTCTTCACCTTAAGTTCGATAGGCAAATTGTTGATCGTGCTTCTAAAAATCCTTTCGAGGGTTTTAGTGCCTTCTCGATGCGACCTGAAAAAAGTATGGGTCTAAATGAGATTTTGTCCAATATCAAAAAGGCGAAGACCGATGATAACATTAAGGGTATCTATCTCGATTTGGATATTATTCCTGCAGGATTTGCTACCGTGCAAGAAATTCGCAATGCTCTAATTGACTTTAAAACTTCTAAGAAATTCATCGTAGCCTATTCCGACGTTTTTTCTCAGAAAGCATATTTCTTGGCTTCTGTTTCCGATAAGATATACCTTAACCCTGAAGGCGAATTGGAATTGTTAGGCCTTCGTAGTGAGGTGTTGTTCTTCAAGAGAGCCCTTGACAAGTTAGGTGTCGAGCCTCAGATCCTTCGCCATGGAAAGTTTAAGAGTGCTGTAGAGCCTTTTATGCTCGATAAAATGAGCCCCGAAAATAGGGAACAGCAGCTTACCTACATGGGATCTATCTGGAATGAAGTTGCGAAAGGTATTGCCCAGGAGCGTAAGCTTACCGTTGAGGGAATTAATGCCATGGCCAATAACCTGACCATTCGCAACGGTAAATCGGCGGTAGATAATGGGTTGATAGATAGTCTTTTTTATAAAGATCAGCTAGTTGACCAACTTTGCAAACTTGCTGGAGTCAGCAAAGAGGGTGATCTTAAGTTGGTGGCGTATAACGACTACACCATGAGTCCGGAATCTAAGACTGGAAAGAAGTTTACAAAGGATAAGATTGCTGTAATTTACGCTTCGGGCGAAATTGGAATGGGTCAAGGCGGTAATTCAACCATTGGTGCTGATGGCTTGTCGAAGGCGATTGCTGACGCAAGAAAAGACTCTTCGGTAAAGGCAATCGTGTTGCGCGTGAATAGCCCAGGTGGGAGCGCTTTGGCCAGCGAAATTATTTGGCGCGAGCTGGTTTTAGCCAAAAAGGTTAAACCTTTGGTCGTTTCCATGGGCGATGTGGCTGCCTCGGGTGGTTACTACATTAGTGCACCGGCCGATGTTATTCTTGCTAACCCAACCACCATCACGGGTAGTATTGGCGTTTTTGGTCTTATGTTTAACGCACAAAAAGCCATGTCCGATAAGCTTGGCATTACGGTTGATGTGGCCAAAACCCATGCTCACGCCGATATGCTCACCGTATTTCGACCACTAAGTGCAGAGGAGCGAAATGTTCTTCAAAATGGTGTGGAAGATATCTACAAAACCTTTGTAAATAGAGTTGCTACGGGTCGTAATATGGCTGATTCTAAGGTTGACTCTATTGGTGGTGGTCGTGTTTGGAGTGGCGAAAACGCTAAGGGATTAGGCCTAGTCGATCAGTTTGGTGGCCTTTCGGATGCCATTTTGGTTGCCGCTAAGTTGGCAAAACTTGAGAACTATCGCTTGCTCGAACTTCCAAAACAGAAAGAGGCGCTGGAGGCATTAATGGAAGATTTTGGTGGTCAAGCCAAAATGTGGATTATGAAAGATGAACTCGGTGATGCGTTTAAACACTATAACTACCTTAAGAGTATGCTCCAAAAGGGTGGTGTTGTTGCTCGTATGCCGTACGATGTAGAGATATACTAATAAAGTCATAGCGTGATTTTGGATA
This window of the Williamwhitmania taraxaci genome carries:
- the upp gene encoding uracil phosphoribosyltransferase — translated: MVRILGEGNSLLNQYIYELRDKSVQLDSLRFRRNLERIAEIFAYEISKELKYKSVSVETPLGVTEMNLMQQQPVIASVLRAGLPMHQGFLNYFDRAENAFISAYRKYGQDGTFKIQFEHLSCPSIGGKTLILTDPMLATGASMILAYKALIDKGMPTHTHVVSIIASREGVEYVKRNIASQSYTLWVGAVDDELTNKSYIVPGLGDAGDLAYGSKM
- the folK gene encoding 2-amino-4-hydroxy-6-hydroxymethyldihydropteridine diphosphokinase, encoding MERVVLLLGGNLGDRFELLAEMRREIEANIGHIEIASSLYESEPWGFDHPTKFLNQVVVCGTSLPPLEALENIHSIEGKLGRVRQGEGYSARTADIDILFYGNVSMETVELTIPHPRLHERRFTLLPLAEVCPTLEHPTKKRSILELLECCNDISQVVKIEE
- the sppA gene encoding signal peptide peptidase SppA, with translation MKSFFKTLLASILGVIIGSFLMLFLLLMIVGAVVSSGDKPYEVKAGSVLHLKFDRQIVDRASKNPFEGFSAFSMRPEKSMGLNEILSNIKKAKTDDNIKGIYLDLDIIPAGFATVQEIRNALIDFKTSKKFIVAYSDVFSQKAYFLASVSDKIYLNPEGELELLGLRSEVLFFKRALDKLGVEPQILRHGKFKSAVEPFMLDKMSPENREQQLTYMGSIWNEVAKGIAQERKLTVEGINAMANNLTIRNGKSAVDNGLIDSLFYKDQLVDQLCKLAGVSKEGDLKLVAYNDYTMSPESKTGKKFTKDKIAVIYASGEIGMGQGGNSTIGADGLSKAIADARKDSSVKAIVLRVNSPGGSALASEIIWRELVLAKKVKPLVVSMGDVAASGGYYISAPADVILANPTTITGSIGVFGLMFNAQKAMSDKLGITVDVAKTHAHADMLTVFRPLSAEERNVLQNGVEDIYKTFVNRVATGRNMADSKVDSIGGGRVWSGENAKGLGLVDQFGGLSDAILVAAKLAKLENYRLLELPKQKEALEALMEDFGGQAKMWIMKDELGDAFKHYNYLKSMLQKGGVVARMPYDVEIY